GGCCCCTGCGCGGGCGGCTACGTGCTGCACGCGATGCCGGGCGTCGGCGCTATCGCCACGCAGGGTCTGTACACCAATACGCTCTATGGTCCCCACGGTCTGCGCATGCTGGAAGCAGGCGCCGCGGCCGACGCAGTGGTTGCCGCGCTGACCGCGCGCGACGGCGGCAGTGCCTACCGTCAGTTGATCGTGCTCGACCGGGAAGGGCGCAGCGCGGGCTGGACCGGCGCGCACAATGTCGGCGCGATGGCGCATGAATGCGCGACCGATCTGGCGCTCGCCGGCAATTACCTGCACAGCGCGGCGCTGATCCCGGCCATGCGCGATGCCTTTCGCACGCACACCGGTTCGCTGGTCGAGCGCCTGCTGGCGGCACTCGCGGCCAGCCGCGCGGTCGGCGGCGATAGCCGTGGCGAATGGTCAGCCGCCGTACGCGTGGTCTCCATGGACCGCGCGCCGCTCGATCTGCGCGTGGATTACGACGCCGCGCCGATCACACGGCTCCATGAGATACACACACAGGTGCAACAAGCGGACTTCCAGCGCTTTCTGCGCTCGATACCCGTGCCCAATGCACCCGACAGAGCAGGAGAATTCACATGAATATGACCGAAACCCTCGGCCGCGACATTCTCGACCGCCTGAATCAGGCCGCCGTTCACAGCGAACCCGGCCCGGGCGTCACCCGCTTCAGCTTCACGCCGGAACACCGCGCCGTCGGCGAACTGCTCGAAGGCTGGATGCGCGAAGCCGGGCTGGAAACGCGCTGGGACGCCGCCGGCAACCTCATCGGCCGTGCCGAAGGGACCGGTGCCGATCCGCGTGTCTTGCTGATCGGTTCGCACCAGGACAGCGTGCGCAGCGGCGGGCGCTACGACGGCATGCTCGGCATCGTACTGCCCATCGCCTGCATGCGCACACTGCACGAGGCGGGTGAGTCACTACCTTACCCGGTAGAAATCATTGCCTTTTCCGACGAAGAGGGCGGGCGCTTCACCACCTCGCTGATCGGCAGCAAGGCCATTGCCGGCGGGTTCAACATGGATGTGCTGACGATGGCGGACGCGCACGGCGTCAGCCTTGAGCAGGCGATGCATGACTTCGGCGCTGCACCGCGCGAGATCCCGCTCATGGCCCGCCGGCCGGAGGATGTGCGCGCCTTCGTCGAGGTGCACATCGAACAGGGCCCGGTGCTCGAAGAGCAGGGTCTGGAAGTCGGCGTGGTCACCGCGCTGACCGGCATCGAGCGCCACCGCCTCGTGCTCACCGGCAAGGCTTCGCACGCTGGAACCACCCC
This genomic stretch from Acidihalobacter ferrooxydans harbors:
- a CDS encoding M20 family metallo-hydrolase; the encoded protein is MNMTETLGRDILDRLNQAAVHSEPGPGVTRFSFTPEHRAVGELLEGWMREAGLETRWDAAGNLIGRAEGTGADPRVLLIGSHQDSVRSGGRYDGMLGIVLPIACMRTLHEAGESLPYPVEIIAFSDEEGGRFTTSLIGSKAIAGGFNMDVLTMADAHGVSLEQAMHDFGAAPREIPLMARRPEDVRAFVEVHIEQGPVLEEQGLEVGVVTALTGIERHRLVLTGKASHAGTTPMDSRRDALVGAAGIVLELDRVCRDTADCVGVVGELEVTPGVVNVIPAQTRLTLELRSPDDAIRVDARERILAAAQRSAEQRGLELEASRVYEQSAVTCAPWLIDALGAAATEETGKPALRLFSGAGHDGLAMIRLTDIGMLFVRSPEGLSHHPDEDLYAHDAGVAAQTLLRFLRGL
- a CDS encoding DUF1028 domain-containing protein, producing the protein MTFSLIARDPQTGDFGAAVATGGPCAGGYVLHAMPGVGAIATQGLYTNTLYGPHGLRMLEAGAAADAVVAALTARDGGSAYRQLIVLDREGRSAGWTGAHNVGAMAHECATDLALAGNYLHSAALIPAMRDAFRTHTGSLVERLLAALAASRAVGGDSRGEWSAAVRVVSMDRAPLDLRVDYDAAPITRLHEIHTQVQQADFQRFLRSIPVPNAPDRAGEFT